AAtctactaaaaaatattttttgttataattattacatgatgatgaaagtaaagaaatataacaattactATCACtggctaaaataaatttttcactaTTCCTCACGAAAAAACTGATTCAAAGAAAGTTCTGACTCTTCaaatttttcgaaattattattatcattatcatgcattaaatgaatattacgATTATTACGCATCCCTTGATTTCCTctagttgaattaaaaaatttacctcTCTGCTGTGGACCTCCGCTACTTCCTCGCGTGTACTGACCTCGTGACCCTTGTCCTCGAGAAGCTAGATGAGCTGCTTGCTGTCCTCGAGCTCTTCCTCTATGTACAGGATAGCGGCAACGTCCTCCACGCCAGCttctataataatttgaaccattgttgaaatatttattatggtaTGGTTTCTTGTACATACCCATGATTTCTCCAGATGTTGAAGGAATTGATACTTCTTCATCTTGGGCTGCCTGTACAGCATCTTTAAGTGAACTATAATTCCTGGCAGAAATAATCGTACTAAGTCGACGATTACGCAAGCCGTCAGCAAATTGCTTAACAgccattttttcattaataggttttaatattttatagcatTGATCATTCCCGTCAGCTTGCGTTATCGTTAAATCAACAAATAGTTCCGTTATTTCTTTACCATAGTCAGCAATTGACAAGTCATTTTGtctaattttttgtaatttattttgtattgccGTTGCAGCTTTCTTACACAATAATACATTTCTCATATCAATAATTAACTCATTAACTGAttcatattttgattttaattttaacttagcTTCAGGAGAAAGCCTACTTTTTAatacgaaattaattaaattttgtttacatgtATCTTCTTTCaataaagtattataatattcaatGTTATCAATCAACTGTTTTGTATTCGACTCCTCATTTGTCATAATAGGTAAAAGATTTAACGccgtttttaaatcaaaagaaTTCATGTTGAACGATGACTTCGGCTTATCACTATTACACaacactaaaatattttcatgtaacTCTAAAAATCGActacaataatttttgattaatataatatcatccgaactataatattttctcttaagTTTTTCTTCAAAACCTATCAGCCACGTCTCATATTTCTCATAGATTGCATTAATctcatttaatttgtttactaaCACTTTTTCCGTTCTTCGACTGGCtcctaatttaattaa
The sequence above is drawn from the Amyelois transitella isolate CPQ chromosome 18, ilAmyTran1.1, whole genome shotgun sequence genome and encodes:
- the LOC132902822 gene encoding uncharacterized protein LOC132902822, producing METIISLYEELKKIRVYLIKLGASRRTEKVLVNKLNEINAIYEKYETWLIGFEEKLKRKYYSSDDIILIKNYCSRFLELHENILVLCNSDKPKSSFNMNSFDLKTALNLLPIMTNEESNTKQLIDNIEYYNTLLKEDTCKQNLINFVLKSRLSPEAKLKLKSKYESVNELIIDMRNVLLCKKAATAIQNKLQKIRQNDLSIADYGKEITELFVDLTITQADGNDQCYKILKPINEKMAVKQFADGLRNRRLSTIISARNYSSLKDAVQAAQDEEVSIPSTSGEIMGMYKKPYHNKYFNNGSNYYRSWRGGRCRYPVHRGRARGQQAAHLASRGQGSRGQYTRGSSGGPQQRGKFFNSTRGNQGMRNNRNIHLMHDNDNNNFEKFEESELSLNQFFREE